CCGGGATGGCGCGGCACCCGAGCCTGGTTTGCACCTCGCGCCTCCGGCCGCACCCTCAGCATCGCAGGCCTTACCAGCGGTTGAAGCCGGCAAGCCCGCCACTGCCGGGGTTCGACCACAGGCCGAACCCACGATGAACGCGGTACGCAAGGATGCCTTGGCTGCGACGGTCACGCCTGCAGCCGGCACGACCGCAATAGGAGGTTTCTTCGCCTCCGACAAGGCGCTGCGACAGGAATTCTCGCAGGACGAGACGCGGGCGAAGTTCCGCCGCAACCTGCTTTCTCCGCCGATGCCGGACGTGCTTACCAACTTCCGACTCGAAAGCGACGGCAACCGAGTCGTCGTTACCGATGCAGACGGCTCGACTTACTGGGGAGTTGTCACCCCGGCGACGGGAACCGACGTGCAGTGGTCCGACCGGGAACTCGGCGAGGCCAAGAAGCGCACCCTTGACGAACTTCAGAAACAGGTCCGAGACCTTCCGGCGGTCACAACCGGTCGCCTGAACGAGGCTGATTCCAAGCTCAAGGCATCGGAAGCCGCGCCCGGCGCGACGTTTTACTTCCGGGCGGCGGGGACGAATCGCACCTTGAATCAGCCGGTGGTGTTCACGGGTGTCTTTGTTCCGCAACCCCGGGACTCCGATGCCGAGCGAAACCTCCAAACGAGCCCCGGCAGTCATATGAACGAATCGATCGACAAACGTCAGCGCCAGCGGTTGACGGACCCCGCGCCGGCTGCGCGTTCCGTCGCTTTGCCGGCGCAACAACCGGGATCGCGCGGCCTCGCCCCGCTCACACCTGCGAGCGGGCCGTCGCCTCAGGCGCTCGGCCTCAACGTCTCGCCGACCAACACCGTCGTGGACCTCCCGCAGGGCATCACCCCCGCTGCAACGCGAGTGCAAGGCACTGCCGTCATCGGCAAAGACCGCATCGAAATCAACGCGACACCCAGAAAGTAGAAACGCGTTTCGCCCGGCCCAACCGAGTCAAAACGCTGTTCAACGCCCCCCGCGAGCCGTGCCGATTACAGAACGTGGACGGGCAATTCGTCTGAATCATCCTGCGCCTCAAGCATCGCTTTCAGTTCCTTGGCCGACGGGGCGGGCAATTCCGGCATTGGTTCCACCGATTCTCCGCGCGCGACCACGACGTGGACTTTGCGGCTCCTCAGCAATTCGAGGAAGGGCTCCGGCGCGGCGGGGTCGGTGACGACGACGTCGATGATATCCAGGTCGCAGAGCTTGGAAATGGATTGCCGGCCGAATTTGGTGGAGTCCACGCAGAAGATCACGCGTCGGGCGGCGTTGATCATGGCGCGCTGGATGTCGATGAGCAACCCGTGCGAGTTCGTGATGCCCGCCGCCGTGACGCCGCCGCAACTCATGATCGCCACGTCGGCGCGGATCTTCGAAAACGCCTCCACCGCCAGCGGGCCGACCAGGACGCCGAGTCGTGGATAGATCACGCCGCCAGAAACGACCACCTCCAGTTTGTGCGCCGTGGAAAACAGATT
This is a stretch of genomic DNA from Verrucomicrobiota bacterium. It encodes these proteins:
- a CDS encoding DeoR/GlpR transcriptional regulator, whose product is MTAEERQTRIAEHLVKVEFASLEELSELVDASVSTVRRDVTFLESKGSVCRTHGGARLVNPKSDEYTFSARDTHQLAEKESIGAACAALISPNQTVIIDAGTTCYHVARHLEAKRPQVFTNSLPVANLFSTAHKLEVVVSGGVIYPRLGVLVGPLAVEAFSKIRADVAIMSCGGVTAAGITNSHGLLIDIQRAMINAARRVIFCVDSTKFGRQSISKLCDLDIIDVVVTDPAAPEPFLELLRSRKVHVVVARGESVEPMPELPAPSAKELKAMLEAQDDSDELPVHVL